One part of the Methylobacterium terrae genome encodes these proteins:
- a CDS encoding class II 3-deoxy-7-phosphoheptulonate synthase — MSERWTPTSWRRLPIQQVPDYPDSAALAAVERQLASFPPLVFAGEARKLKQNLAKVAAGEAFLLQGGDCAESFDEHSADNIRDFFRVFLQMALVLTFAGGSPVVKVGRIAGQFAKPRSSPVETVDGVALPSYRGDIVNGIGFTEGERVPNPNRQTEAYRQSAATLNLLRAFATGGYANLENAHRWMLGFVKDSPQSSAYADLAQRMTETLDFMRAIGINPETHQEVRQTDFFTSHEALLLGYEEALTRVDSTSGDWYATSGHMLWIGDRTRQADHAHIEFARGIKNPIGLKCGPSLKADDLIRLVDLLNPTNEAGRLTLICRFGADKVADHLPALIRAVEREGRKVVWSCDPMHGNTVTASGYKTRPFERVMKEIQGFFDIHQAEGTHAGGIHLEMTGKNVTECTGGARALTADDLRDRYHTYCDPRLNAEQALEVAFLTADLVKRERKQHEHPRIEAAE, encoded by the coding sequence ATGAGCGAGCGTTGGACCCCCACGAGCTGGCGGCGGCTGCCGATCCAGCAGGTTCCGGACTACCCGGATTCCGCGGCCCTCGCGGCGGTGGAGCGGCAGCTCGCGAGCTTTCCCCCGCTGGTGTTCGCCGGAGAGGCGCGCAAGCTGAAGCAGAACCTCGCCAAGGTCGCGGCCGGCGAGGCCTTCCTGCTCCAGGGCGGCGACTGCGCCGAGAGCTTCGACGAGCACTCGGCCGACAACATCCGCGATTTCTTCCGCGTCTTCCTGCAGATGGCGCTGGTGCTGACCTTCGCGGGCGGCTCGCCGGTGGTGAAGGTCGGGCGCATCGCCGGGCAGTTCGCCAAGCCGCGCTCCTCGCCGGTCGAGACGGTCGACGGCGTCGCGCTGCCGAGCTACCGCGGCGACATCGTCAACGGCATCGGCTTCACGGAAGGGGAGCGGGTGCCGAACCCGAACCGCCAGACCGAGGCCTACCGCCAGTCGGCCGCGACGCTGAACCTCCTGCGCGCCTTCGCGACCGGCGGCTACGCCAACCTCGAGAACGCGCATCGCTGGATGCTCGGCTTCGTCAAGGACTCGCCGCAGTCCTCGGCCTATGCCGACCTGGCGCAGCGCATGACCGAGACCCTCGACTTCATGCGGGCGATCGGCATCAACCCGGAGACGCATCAGGAGGTGCGCCAGACCGATTTCTTCACCAGCCACGAGGCGCTGCTGCTCGGTTACGAGGAGGCCCTGACCCGGGTCGATTCGACGAGCGGCGACTGGTACGCCACGTCCGGCCACATGCTGTGGATCGGCGACCGCACCCGCCAGGCCGACCACGCCCACATCGAGTTCGCCCGGGGCATCAAGAACCCGATCGGCCTCAAATGCGGCCCGTCGCTCAAGGCCGACGACCTGATCCGGCTCGTCGACCTGCTGAACCCGACGAACGAAGCCGGCCGCCTGACCCTGATCTGCCGCTTCGGCGCCGACAAGGTGGCTGACCACCTCCCCGCCCTGATCCGGGCGGTGGAGCGCGAGGGCCGCAAGGTCGTGTGGTCCTGCGACCCGATGCATGGCAACACCGTGACGGCGAGCGGCTACAAGACCCGGCCGTTCGAGCGGGTGATGAAGGAGATCCAGGGCTTCTTCGACATCCACCAGGCGGAGGGCACCCATGCCGGCGGCATCCACCTCGAGATGACGGGCAAGAACGTCACCGAGTGCACCGGCGGCGCCCGTGCCCTGACGGCGGACGACCTGCGCGACCGCTACCACACCTACTGCGATCCGCGCCTCAACGCCGAGCAGGCGCTCGAGGTGGCTTTCCT
- a CDS encoding adenylate/guanylate cyclase domain-containing protein — MSGIVRVAAPGGSAPRIEAAPGDAAAMERHIAAILVADVVGYTRLSEMAEEATHRRLKALRCGIIDPLVARCGGRVVKNTGDGFIATFPAAAAATDCALALQRRLAEAAQGEPEASRLTFRMGVNLAEVIVEDGDVFGDGVNVAARLQAYAEAGDVIVSEAVFSRASAEARMRATDLGSLPLRNHARPVRVFALRGGEAARPRTGECAPGAEARASIAVLPFRAGGADRLSLADGFTDWIVRALSSLRDLFVISRGSTQAYRRRRIDPAAIGRRLGVRYVMDGAIQHHGGALRVCTELIECGTGAVVSADHYEGLVDQVFALQDAIALKLIRTIAPHVRERELQRALRKHPASLTSYDLLLQALDQLHKMDPDSFARAGGLLQQAIALDPSYAPPFAYAAWWHVLRVGEMGSPDPDGDGRAAAERARAAIERDGNDPLALAIHGHVQAFMLRDARTARRFLDRAIEAGPSVAIAWTMSSAAHGFSGDGRLAVAHGEAGQRLAPNDPYTFWHEGLLAQAHYVAGDYDEAVAWASSAVARNRAIRFTLRILAASLAAAGRLPEARAAAGELMRLQPGFRLDAYAPRCPFAAPLLARWIGHLRAAGLPE, encoded by the coding sequence ATGAGCGGGATCGTGCGAGTCGCCGCGCCGGGCGGCTCCGCGCCCCGAATCGAGGCCGCGCCGGGCGATGCCGCGGCGATGGAGCGCCATATCGCCGCCATCCTGGTCGCCGACGTCGTCGGCTACACCCGGCTCAGCGAGATGGCCGAGGAGGCGACCCATCGCCGCCTCAAGGCCCTGCGCTGCGGCATCATCGACCCGCTGGTCGCCCGCTGCGGCGGCCGGGTCGTCAAGAATACCGGTGACGGCTTCATCGCCACCTTCCCGGCCGCCGCAGCGGCAACGGATTGCGCGCTCGCCCTGCAACGCCGCCTCGCCGAGGCGGCGCAGGGGGAGCCGGAGGCCTCGCGCCTGACCTTCCGGATGGGCGTCAACCTCGCCGAGGTCATCGTCGAGGACGGCGACGTGTTCGGCGACGGCGTCAACGTCGCGGCCCGCCTGCAGGCTTATGCCGAGGCCGGCGACGTGATCGTGTCCGAGGCGGTCTTCTCGCGAGCGAGCGCCGAGGCGCGGATGCGGGCGACCGACCTCGGCTCGCTCCCCCTGCGCAACCACGCCCGGCCGGTCCGGGTCTTCGCCCTGCGCGGCGGCGAGGCGGCGCGCCCGCGCACCGGCGAGTGCGCGCCCGGCGCCGAGGCCCGGGCCTCGATCGCGGTGCTGCCGTTCCGGGCCGGCGGGGCGGACCGGCTCAGCCTCGCGGACGGCTTCACCGACTGGATCGTGCGGGCCCTGTCGTCCTTGCGCGACCTGTTCGTGATCTCCCGCGGCTCGACGCAGGCCTATCGCCGCCGGCGCATCGACCCGGCGGCGATAGGGCGGCGCCTCGGCGTGCGCTACGTCATGGACGGGGCGATCCAGCATCACGGCGGGGCCTTGCGGGTCTGCACCGAGCTGATCGAGTGCGGCACCGGCGCGGTCGTCAGCGCCGACCATTACGAGGGCCTCGTCGACCAGGTCTTCGCCCTCCAGGACGCCATCGCCCTCAAGCTGATCCGGACCATCGCGCCGCACGTGCGCGAGCGCGAGCTGCAGCGGGCGCTGCGCAAGCACCCGGCGAGCCTGACGAGCTACGACCTGCTGCTCCAGGCCCTCGACCAGCTCCACAAGATGGACCCCGACAGCTTCGCCCGGGCCGGGGGCCTGCTGCAGCAGGCGATCGCCCTCGACCCGTCCTACGCGCCGCCCTTCGCCTACGCGGCCTGGTGGCACGTCCTGCGGGTCGGCGAGATGGGCTCGCCCGATCCGGACGGCGACGGGCGGGCGGCGGCGGAGCGGGCCCGCGCGGCGATCGAACGGGACGGCAACGACCCCCTGGCGCTGGCGATCCACGGCCACGTCCAGGCCTTCATGCTGCGCGATGCTCGTACCGCGCGGCGCTTCCTCGACCGGGCGATCGAGGCCGGCCCGAGCGTCGCCATCGCCTGGACGATGAGCAGTGCCGCCCACGGCTTTTCCGGCGACGGACGGCTGGCGGTCGCCCACGGCGAGGCCGGCCAGCGCCTGGCGCCGAACGACCCCTACACCTTCTGGCACGAGGGCCTGCTCGCCCAGGCCCACTACGTCGCGGGCGACTACGACGAGGCGGTGGCCTGGGCCTCGAGCGCGGTCGCCCGCAACCGCGCCATCCGCTTCACCCTGCGCATCCTCGCCGCGAGCCTGGCGGCGGCCGGCCGGCTGCCGGAGGCGCGAGCGGCGGCGGGCGAGCTGATGCGGCTGCAGCCGGGCTTCCGGCTCGACGCTTACGCGCCGCGCTGCCCCTTCGCCGCCCCGCTCCTGGCGCGCTGGATCGGGCACCTGCGGGCGGCGGGTCTGCCGGAGTGA
- a CDS encoding phosphatase PAP2 family protein: MTGNTGNTGNTGNTGNTGNAGVNGDAGGGWFVPDRADFPFSLETTIDGTEIGALRRPVFIRDETPPGATRRTIAFRSADMAAGRSLAFANRFWAGRWYAYRVLRDFAATDWDTDGLHDALAQILLDLRATTGGRTGQEIELDTLLVLARDERASALAEILAQDVEFITAFMEALSMTPASHPRTYRVLHAASLVGSFAALRFKEAFDRPRPSFLCPALLPPLPVPGHSAFPSGHATQSRLMARCLAYALRLSGLAYAERRPVNETLKALARRVARNREIAGLHYPSDSRAGRRLADAAFAILSAHAGDGLSAEAYALPTFGDAAIEAAREFNPDLVLPPDPR, encoded by the coding sequence ATGACGGGCAATACCGGGAACACGGGCAATACCGGCAATACGGGAAACACCGGCAATGCCGGCGTCAACGGCGATGCCGGCGGAGGCTGGTTCGTGCCCGACCGGGCCGACTTCCCGTTCTCCCTCGAGACGACGATCGACGGGACCGAGATCGGCGCCTTGCGCCGCCCGGTCTTCATTCGCGACGAGACCCCTCCGGGTGCCACGCGCCGGACGATCGCGTTCCGCAGCGCCGATATGGCCGCCGGCCGGTCGCTCGCCTTCGCGAACCGGTTCTGGGCCGGGCGCTGGTACGCCTACCGGGTGCTGCGGGACTTCGCCGCGACGGACTGGGACACGGACGGCCTCCACGATGCCCTGGCGCAGATCCTGCTCGATCTTCGCGCGACGACGGGCGGCAGGACCGGGCAGGAGATCGAGCTCGACACGCTCCTGGTGCTGGCGCGGGACGAGCGCGCCTCGGCCCTGGCCGAGATCCTGGCCCAGGACGTCGAGTTCATCACGGCCTTCATGGAGGCCCTGTCGATGACGCCGGCCTCCCATCCGCGCACCTACCGGGTGCTGCACGCCGCGAGCCTCGTCGGGTCGTTCGCGGCTTTGCGCTTCAAGGAGGCGTTCGACCGGCCGCGGCCCTCCTTCCTCTGCCCGGCCCTGCTGCCGCCGCTGCCGGTGCCGGGGCACTCGGCCTTCCCGAGCGGCCACGCCACCCAGTCGCGCCTGATGGCGCGCTGCCTCGCCTACGCGTTACGCCTCTCGGGCCTGGCCTACGCGGAGCGCCGGCCCGTCAACGAGACCCTGAAGGCGCTCGCCCGGCGCGTCGCCCGCAACCGCGAGATCGCCGGGCTGCACTATCCGAGCGATTCGCGCGCCGGCCGGCGGCTCGCCGACGCGGCCTTCGCCATCCTGTCGGCCCATGCCGGCGACGGCCTGAGCGCCGAGGCCTACGCCCTCCCGACCTTCGGCGACGCGGCGATCGAGGCCGCCCGGGAGTTCAACCCGGACCTGGTCCTGCCGCCGGATCCGAGGTGA
- a CDS encoding G1 family glutamic endopeptidase yields MNRDPDDDRGHPGDRLVLRPLPLPPADLDPSRAEPRLLARHGLPAPRPGDGPAAAAFRRAFLAPPEDRALRFVEAVRRDLAPPTASARTHGAVPARRSVNWSGGSLAALQGRSLVGVMARWRVPAVTGDAGRPAHASAWIGLDGQGFFRNASLPQIGTLQAWDGASARYETWVQWWARGEENAPQTLGLAVAPGDEVSAMLTLLDPATVRFNPKNESAGTMLQAFDLTAPGGRHVPGATAEWILERPSPLGSDGWHPYPLAAYAAFPFTACLAQSRASGETALAEHDLARASLIRMIGLEGGHARTISYPARVPGDGRSLTMTVGAPF; encoded by the coding sequence ATGAACCGCGATCCCGACGACGACCGGGGGCACCCCGGAGACCGCCTCGTCCTGCGGCCGCTCCCGCTGCCGCCGGCCGATCTCGACCCGTCCCGGGCCGAGCCCCGCCTCCTCGCCCGCCACGGTCTGCCGGCCCCACGCCCCGGGGACGGCCCGGCGGCGGCGGCCTTCCGCCGCGCCTTCCTGGCGCCGCCCGAGGACCGCGCGCTACGATTCGTCGAGGCGGTGCGGCGCGATCTGGCTCCGCCGACGGCGAGCGCCCGCACCCACGGCGCCGTGCCGGCGCGCCGCAGCGTCAACTGGTCGGGCGGATCGCTCGCGGCGCTCCAGGGGCGCAGCCTCGTCGGCGTGATGGCGCGCTGGCGCGTGCCGGCGGTGACGGGCGATGCCGGCAGACCCGCCCACGCCTCGGCCTGGATCGGCCTCGACGGGCAGGGCTTCTTCCGCAATGCCAGCCTGCCGCAGATCGGCACGCTCCAGGCGTGGGACGGCGCGAGCGCCCGCTACGAGACCTGGGTGCAATGGTGGGCGCGGGGCGAGGAGAACGCGCCGCAAACCCTCGGGCTCGCCGTCGCGCCGGGCGACGAGGTATCGGCGATGCTCACGCTCCTCGACCCCGCGACCGTGCGCTTCAACCCGAAGAACGAGAGCGCCGGCACGATGCTCCAGGCCTTCGACCTCACGGCGCCGGGGGGACGGCACGTCCCGGGCGCCACCGCCGAATGGATCCTGGAGCGCCCGAGCCCGCTCGGCTCCGACGGCTGGCACCCGTACCCGCTCGCCGCCTACGCGGCCTTCCCGTTCACCGCCTGCCTGGCGCAATCCCGCGCCTCCGGCGAGACGGCGCTCGCCGAGCACGACCTGGCCCGGGCGAGCCTGATTCGCATGATCGGCCTCGAGGGGGGCCACGCCCGCACGATCTCGTACCCGGCGCGCGTGCCGGGGGACGGGCGGTCGCTGACGATGACCGTCGGGGCGCCGTTCTGA